The following are encoded together in the Kribbella sp. CA-293567 genome:
- the crtI gene encoding phytoene desaturase family protein, which translates to MRTVAGRTDRVVVVGAGFAGLSAALHLAGRGRQVTVLEREPVPGGRAGRFDLDGYKFDTGPSVLTMPDLLEDAFAAVGGRLADHVQLTELDPAYSARFADGTSLAVHRHPEQMADAVREFAGAEAAAGYRRLRAWLETMYRVEFDRFVASNFDSPLSMLSPQLARLIALRGFGRLDPVIGRFIADERLRRVFTFQSLYVGQAPQQALALYSVITYMDTVAGVYFPRDGIRAIPDGLAAAATKAGVEFHYGSTVSELERTGQRVDAVRTENGDRYPCDAVVLTTELPVSYRLLGAAPRRLLPLRAAPSAVVLHAGSNREWPELAHHTISFGDAWRSTFTELIDEGSLMRDPSLLITRPSATDPLLAPPGHDVLSILAPVPNLQTGPRDWDRDGPRYAEQVVDLVEQRIAPGLAASLTATKLITPADWARQDMAAGTPFAWSHTFAQTGPFRPGNFPRRSDNVVLAGGGTVPGVGVPTAVISGRLAADRITGPALAHPARFRPPAGGTS; encoded by the coding sequence ATGCGGACAGTCGCAGGTCGCACGGACCGGGTGGTCGTCGTCGGCGCGGGCTTCGCCGGCCTGAGCGCGGCGCTTCACCTCGCCGGCCGCGGCCGGCAGGTGACCGTGCTCGAACGTGAGCCGGTCCCGGGCGGCCGGGCGGGCCGATTCGATCTGGACGGCTACAAGTTCGACACCGGTCCGAGCGTGCTGACGATGCCCGACCTCCTCGAGGACGCGTTCGCGGCGGTCGGTGGCCGGCTGGCCGACCACGTGCAGCTGACCGAGCTGGATCCGGCGTACTCGGCCAGGTTCGCCGACGGGACCAGCTTGGCCGTGCATCGCCATCCCGAGCAGATGGCGGATGCCGTCCGCGAGTTCGCCGGCGCCGAAGCGGCGGCCGGCTACCGGCGACTCCGGGCGTGGCTGGAGACGATGTACCGGGTCGAGTTCGACCGCTTCGTGGCGTCGAACTTCGACTCGCCGCTGTCGATGCTCTCGCCCCAGCTGGCCCGGCTGATCGCGTTGCGGGGCTTCGGCCGGCTCGATCCGGTGATCGGGCGGTTCATCGCCGACGAGCGGCTGCGCCGGGTGTTCACCTTCCAGTCCCTGTACGTCGGCCAGGCGCCGCAGCAGGCGCTCGCCCTGTACTCCGTGATCACCTACATGGACACCGTCGCCGGGGTCTACTTCCCTCGCGACGGGATCCGCGCGATCCCCGACGGCCTGGCCGCGGCGGCGACCAAGGCCGGCGTCGAGTTCCACTACGGCTCGACGGTCAGTGAACTCGAACGAACCGGTCAGCGCGTCGACGCGGTACGAACCGAGAACGGCGACCGCTACCCGTGCGACGCGGTCGTGCTGACCACCGAACTGCCGGTCAGCTACCGCCTCCTCGGCGCCGCGCCCCGGCGGTTGCTGCCATTGCGAGCGGCTCCGTCGGCTGTGGTGCTGCACGCCGGCTCGAACCGCGAGTGGCCCGAGCTGGCTCATCACACCATCTCGTTCGGCGATGCCTGGCGCTCCACCTTCACCGAGCTGATCGACGAAGGCTCCCTGATGCGTGACCCGTCGCTGCTGATCACTCGCCCCAGCGCCACCGATCCGCTGCTCGCCCCGCCCGGACACGACGTGCTCTCGATCCTTGCCCCGGTGCCGAACCTGCAGACCGGACCGCGGGACTGGGACCGGGACGGCCCCCGGTACGCCGAGCAGGTGGTCGACCTCGTCGAGCAGCGGATCGCACCGGGCCTGGCCGCCAGTCTCACCGCGACCAAACTCATCACCCCGGCCGACTGGGCCCGGCAGGACATGGCCGCCGGTACGCCGTTCGCGTGGTCGCACACCTTCGCCCAGACCGGTCCCTTCCGGCCGGGAAACTTCCCGCGCCGCAGCGACAACGTCGTACTGGCCGGTGGCGGCACCGTGCCCGGCGTCGGCGTACCGACCGCGGTGATCTCCGGCCGGCTGGCCGCGGACCGCATCACCGGGCCCGCTCTCGCTCATCCTGCTCG
- a CDS encoding polyprenyl synthetase family protein: MADVMLNGRTHPAVAPPVELPEDEIAGLGEWLEAQVTGAKAMVSTFTVQRCSEYFTAPDTDVLRQVLREFVARGKYVRSTFAYLGWLCGRPESGAAAHAAASLELLHAFALIQDDVMDDSATRRGHPTVHVQLTDWHHRLRPGHGADRFGRSAAVLLSDLCLAWSERMLREAGLPADCLNRAWPVYDLTRSELAVGQFSDLLNDTSASPSLESVLDVARRKSGNYTVRRPLELGAALAGCSREHTAALQRYGALIGEAFQLRDDELGVFGDPRTTGKPLGDDLRQGKATSVIVMARELADPAQRAQLEELAATAETEGGGDPEWVRRWQELIVATGARARIEQLIEQRVVEATRLLRAAGLPALPRQGLLLLAEKCTRRDH; this comes from the coding sequence GTGGCTGACGTGATGCTGAACGGAAGGACCCACCCGGCCGTCGCTCCACCCGTCGAGCTCCCCGAGGACGAGATCGCCGGCCTGGGGGAGTGGCTGGAGGCGCAGGTGACCGGGGCGAAGGCGATGGTGTCGACGTTCACGGTGCAGCGCTGCAGTGAGTACTTCACCGCGCCGGACACCGACGTACTGCGGCAGGTCCTCCGCGAGTTCGTTGCTCGTGGCAAATATGTTCGGTCGACGTTCGCCTATCTGGGCTGGTTGTGCGGGCGGCCCGAGTCCGGTGCGGCGGCGCACGCGGCGGCCAGCCTGGAACTGCTGCACGCGTTCGCGCTGATCCAGGACGACGTGATGGACGACTCGGCGACCCGGCGCGGGCATCCCACCGTGCACGTCCAGCTGACCGACTGGCACCACCGGCTGCGCCCGGGCCACGGCGCGGACCGCTTCGGGCGATCGGCCGCGGTCCTGCTCAGCGATCTGTGTCTGGCCTGGTCCGAGCGGATGCTGCGGGAGGCCGGGTTGCCCGCCGACTGCCTGAACCGGGCTTGGCCGGTGTACGACCTGACCCGCAGCGAGCTGGCGGTCGGCCAGTTCAGCGACCTGCTGAACGACACCTCGGCGAGCCCGAGTCTGGAGAGCGTGCTCGACGTGGCGCGGCGCAAGTCCGGCAACTACACCGTCCGCAGGCCGCTCGAGCTCGGCGCGGCGCTGGCGGGTTGCAGCCGGGAGCACACCGCGGCTCTGCAGCGGTACGGCGCCTTGATCGGGGAAGCGTTCCAGTTGCGCGACGACGAGCTCGGCGTGTTCGGCGATCCGCGGACGACCGGCAAGCCGCTGGGCGACGACCTGCGGCAGGGCAAGGCGACGAGCGTCATCGTGATGGCTCGTGAGCTGGCCGACCCCGCGCAGCGCGCTCAGCTCGAGGAACTGGCGGCCACCGCGGAGACGGAAGGTGGCGGTGATCCGGAGTGGGTCCGGCGGTGGCAGGAGCTGATCGTCGCCACCGGCGCGCGGGCGCGGATCGAGCAGCTCATCGAGCAGCGGGTGGTCGAAGCGACCCGGTTGCTGCGGGCGGCAGGACTTCCGGCGCTGCCGCGGCAGGGCCTGCTGCTGCTGGCCGAGAAGTGCACCCGGCGGGACCACTAG
- a CDS encoding CDP-alcohol phosphatidyltransferase family protein, which yields MADDAQQQWSRRHGGLDPQRSVWISGWVGLVDAFARPLAARGVSPDVVTLLGTAVTALVPLLAWAGSVWLFVAIPVVVAGAVLDGVDGAVASRTGKTSRWGQVLDSLADRLSDLLLALTLALLGAPWWLAVALGAVTLLHESVRATAQAAGLAGPGAVTVAERPTRVIVASFALFFCGAEWGARQVGVDVLPAVDDAAIATGAAGLGLLLAVIGLGHLLFAVRRRLA from the coding sequence GTGGCCGATGACGCACAGCAGCAGTGGTCGCGGCGGCACGGCGGCCTGGACCCGCAGAGGTCGGTGTGGATCTCCGGATGGGTCGGGCTGGTCGATGCGTTCGCCCGGCCCTTGGCTGCACGCGGAGTCTCCCCCGACGTCGTCACGCTGCTCGGGACCGCGGTGACAGCCCTCGTACCGTTGCTCGCCTGGGCCGGATCGGTCTGGCTGTTCGTCGCGATACCGGTCGTCGTGGCGGGTGCAGTGCTGGACGGCGTCGACGGCGCGGTCGCGTCGCGCACAGGCAAGACCTCGCGATGGGGTCAGGTGCTCGACTCGCTGGCCGACCGGCTGTCCGATCTACTCCTCGCTCTCACTCTGGCCCTGCTCGGCGCGCCTTGGTGGCTGGCCGTCGCGCTCGGTGCGGTGACGCTGTTGCACGAGTCGGTTCGCGCCACCGCGCAGGCAGCGGGCCTGGCCGGACCGGGCGCGGTGACGGTGGCCGAGCGCCCGACCCGGGTGATCGTCGCTTCGTTCGCGCTGTTCTTCTGCGGTGCCGAGTGGGGCGCCCGGCAGGTCGGCGTCGACGTACTGCCTGCGGTCGACGATGCCGCCATCGCCACCGGAGCAGCGGGTCTCGGCCTGCTGCTCGCCGTGATCGGCCTAGGCCACCTGCTGTTCGCGGTACGACGTCGCCTGGCCTGA